One part of the Gossypium raimondii isolate GPD5lz chromosome 1, ASM2569854v1, whole genome shotgun sequence genome encodes these proteins:
- the LOC105786070 gene encoding pentatricopeptide repeat-containing protein At2g15980, translating to MATQILKTHHVLSRTPKEPLIPLYFFSSSAFPDTTSPPADQSDPISTVTSILTHNRSKSRWSTVLTLFPSGFTPFQFSQITLQLKNNPHLALRFFLFTQHKSLCNHDLSSYSTIIHILSRARLKTRARELIRLAIRTPGIDNEPTHFKLFELLVKTYNQCGSAPFVFDLLVKSCLQMKRLDGSIEIVRMLMSRRISPQVCTCNALISEVSKCCGASKGFEVYKEVFVVGNGESESDVKRVSKVRPNVHTFNALMLCFYREGLLEKVREVWCVMESLGCVPNSYSYSVLMAAFCEEGKVREAEDLWAEMKVKGLEPDIVAFNTLIDGLCKSGEIIRAEELFTEMELNGIKATCVTYENLINGYCKAADINSAMLIYRDMCRKDFRPQSLTVELLIRGLCDEGMVLEALEIMKAMREVGVCPTGISYELLIKGLCVDGKMEEALKLQAEMVGKGFKLNLEIYDAFIDGYLRQGNEEMVTMLRKEVLETHKEQGGN from the coding sequence ATGGCTACCCAAATTCTTAAAACCCATCATGTCCTTTCCAGAACCCCAAAAGAACCCCTTATTCCTTTGTATTTCTTCTCCTCTTCCGCCTTCCCCGACACCACTTCTCCGCCGGCCGATCAATCCGACCCAATCTCCACCGTCACCTCCATCCTCACCCATAATCGCTCCAAGTCTCGCTGGTCCACCGTCCTCACTCTCTTCCCATCCGGTTTCACCCCTTTCCAGTTCTCCCAAATTACCCTCCAACTCAAAAACAATCCCCACCTTGCCCTCCGCTTCTTCCTCTTCACCCAACACAAGTCCCTCTGTAACCACGACCTCTCCTCCTATTCCACAATAATTCACATCCTCTCTCGTGCTCGACTCAAAACCCGTGCCCGGGAACTCATCCGCCTTGCAATTCGGACCCCAGGTATCGATAATGAACCCACTCATTTCAAACTATTTGAATTGTTAGTTAAAACTTATAATCAGTGTGGTTCTGCCCCGTTTGTGTTCGATTTGTTGGTAAAATCTTGTTTGCAAATGAAACGGCTTGATGGGTCTATTGAGATTGTTAGAATGTTAATGTCTAGAAGGATTAGCCCTCAGGTTTGTACTTGTAATGCTTTGATTTCTGAGGTTTCGAAATGTTGTGGAGCAAGTAAGGGATTTGAGGTTTATAAAGAGGTTTTTGTAGTAGGTAATGGTGAGAGTGAAAGTGATGTGAAAAGGGTTTCAAAAGTCCGGCCAAATGTGCATACTTTTAACGCTTTGATGCTCTGTTTTTACCGTGAAGGATTGTtggagaaagtgagagaggTTTGGTGTGTAATGGAGAGCTTAGGGTGTGTTCCAAATAGTTATAGTTACAGTGTTTTAATGGCAGCTTTTTGTGAGGAAGGGAAGGTGAGAGAAGCAGAGGACTTGTGGGCGGAAATGAAAGTTAAGGGATTAGAGCCCGATATTGTGGCTTTTAATACTTTGATTGATGGATTATGTAAAAGTGGAGAGATTATAAGAGCTGAAGAGTTGTTTACAGAAATGGAATTGAATGGAATAAAGGCAACTTGTGTTACTTATGAGAATCTTATTAATGGATATTGTAAAGCTGCAGATATCAATTCAGCTATGTTGATATACAGGGATATGTGTAGGAAAGATTTTAGACCACAGAGTTTAACCGTGGAACTGTTGATTAGAGGACTTTGTGATGAAGGTATGGTACTAGAAGCTCTTGAGATAATGAAGGCAATGAGAGAAGTTGGTGTTTGCCCAACAGGGATAAGTTATGaacttttaataaaaggtttgtGTGTGGACGGAAAGATGGAGGAAGCGCTAAAGCTTCAAGCAGAGATGGTGGGGAAAGGGTTTAAGCTGAATCTGGAGATATATGATGCTTTTATAGATGGTTATTTAAGACAGGGAAATGAGGAAATGGTAACAATGTTGAGAAAGGAGGTGTTAGAAACTCATAAAGAGCAGGGGGGGAATTAG
- the LOC105786073 gene encoding CASP-like protein 5C1 isoform X2 → MRAVQSAENFQNKMAMEGVPGSLGTSVGFSLRIGQTLFSSASLLFMSLGVEFYSYSAFCYLVTTMGLVIPWSCTLAVLDGYSVVVKCPVRQPGILFIIAAGDWVLSVLTLAAACSTASVVDLLFQTSSSFCTPKCCSRYQLSAAMAFLTWFLSLASALLNLWLLPSS, encoded by the exons ATGAGAGCCGTCCAGTCGGCAGAGAATTTCCAGAACAAAATGGCAATGGAAGGGGTGCCTGGCTCTTTAGGCACCAGTGTTGGGTTTTCATTGAGAATAGGACAGACCCTGTTTTCTTCTGCTTCTCTTCTCTTCATGTCATTGGGAGTGGAGTTCTACAGCTATTCTGCTTTCTG CTATTTGGTAACAACCATGGGATTAGTGATTCCATGGAGTTGTACATTGGCAGTGCTGGATGGGTACTCTGTAGTGGTTAAATGCCCTGTTCGTCAGCCTGGAATATTGTTCATAATAGCTGCAGGAGATTGG GTGTTATCGGTTCTGACGCTAGCCGCAGCATGTTCAACAGCTAGCGTGGTGGATCTCCTTTTCCAGACAAGCAGCTCCTTTTGCACTCCAAAGTGTTGCAGTAGATATCAACTGTCAGCTGCTATGGCGTTTCTCACTTGGTTTCTGTCTTTGGCTTCAGCGCTTCTCAATCTATGGTTACTCCCTTCCTCGTAA
- the LOC105786073 gene encoding CASP-like protein 5C1 isoform X1 — MCLDDEFSGGMRAVQSAENFQNKMAMEGVPGSLGTSVGFSLRIGQTLFSSASLLFMSLGVEFYSYSAFCYLVTTMGLVIPWSCTLAVLDGYSVVVKCPVRQPGILFIIAAGDWVLSVLTLAAACSTASVVDLLFQTSSSFCTPKCCSRYQLSAAMAFLTWFLSLASALLNLWLLPSS; from the exons ATGTGTTTAGATGACGAGTTTAGTGGTGGGATGAGAGCCGTCCAGTCGGCAGAGAATTTCCAGAACAAAATGGCAATGGAAGGGGTGCCTGGCTCTTTAGGCACCAGTGTTGGGTTTTCATTGAGAATAGGACAGACCCTGTTTTCTTCTGCTTCTCTTCTCTTCATGTCATTGGGAGTGGAGTTCTACAGCTATTCTGCTTTCTG CTATTTGGTAACAACCATGGGATTAGTGATTCCATGGAGTTGTACATTGGCAGTGCTGGATGGGTACTCTGTAGTGGTTAAATGCCCTGTTCGTCAGCCTGGAATATTGTTCATAATAGCTGCAGGAGATTGG GTGTTATCGGTTCTGACGCTAGCCGCAGCATGTTCAACAGCTAGCGTGGTGGATCTCCTTTTCCAGACAAGCAGCTCCTTTTGCACTCCAAAGTGTTGCAGTAGATATCAACTGTCAGCTGCTATGGCGTTTCTCACTTGGTTTCTGTCTTTGGCTTCAGCGCTTCTCAATCTATGGTTACTCCCTTCCTCGTAA